In Rana temporaria chromosome 3, aRanTem1.1, whole genome shotgun sequence, a single window of DNA contains:
- the LOC120932272 gene encoding uncharacterized protein LOC120932272, producing MRPSLRSLFEQIVNSPIEQSEEHSSSNEENDNNGSVKSVGHVPGNLAAMVRTQKKNMTVDTKDKSQTSSKPKKPDSKAQTTPPGNINSLKKRNKRKNSEKERKKETPSPKDVGPSKFTETFGECIKIKTAYDTAQKSTSESQQRHKSTKSTHEDYKQSKTYPKAKHQKQQPEFGKSNFHHQDKSECRVSKASKSHPEPRPPMESSQQSLFSTEVPKKISKPARSDVIMSSNPASPVLIDGDEFSTESESENPAVRPGKKILKEKKRIRNRKFTFHENLVLIENLVPHFHKLLGNRAAATESAWKNTIWKQIADAVTSVGVSPRSADNVRKRYQDIRLLLRRKISDENKSRKATGGGPEKKIVYHQYEELLRPYIDLDSIVGIKAGFDTSRHHENEQHNAAQHTYRQQKLSFMAKLTELLEAHLPSPGEQSHNARNLTSSNHSSFVCESIIENDAIDNFTIQDI from the exons ATGAGGCCGAGTCTAAGATCGCTGTTTGAGCAAATT GTTAATTCGCCCATCGAACAGTCAGAAGAACATTCAAGCTCCAATgag gaaaaTGACAATAATGGATCTGTCAAGTCAGTGGGTCATGTACCCGGAAATCTAGCTGCTATGGTG cgcacccaaaaaaaaaatatgacggtAGATACTAAAGATAAATCACAGACATCATCGAAGCCTAAGAAACCTGATTCCAAGGCACAGACCACTCCTCCT GGGAATATTAACTCActtaaaaaacgaaataaaagaaaaaattcagaaaagGAACGCAAAAAGGAGACACCGTCACCCAAGGATGTGGGTCCATCCAAATTTACGGAAACATTTGGGGAATGTATTAAG ATCAAAACTGCGTATGATACCGCACAAAAATCAACATCAGAATCACAACAAAGACACAAATCAACAAAATCGACGCATGAAGATTACAAGCAATCCAAAACATACCCAAAAGCTAAGCACCAAAAGCAGCAGCCTGAGTTTGGTAAGAGCAATTTCCACCATCAAGACAAATCTGAATGTAGAGTTAGTAAAGCAAGCAAGTCCCATCCAGAACCTAGACCACCCATGGAATCATCTCAGCAATCACTATTCTCTACTGAAGTGCCAAAAAAGATCTCCAAGCCAGCAAGGTCAGATGTCATCATGTCATCTAATCCTGCCTCGCCAGTGTTAATAGACGGAGATGAATTTTCGACAGAGAGTGAATCTGAGAATCCAGCAGTTCGTCCAGGCAAAAAAATCCTTAAGGAAAAAAAGCGAATCCGAAATCGAAAATTCACATTCCATGAAAACCTAGTCTTAATTGAGAAccttgttccacattttcacaagcTCCTTGGAAACAGAGCAGCTGCTACGGAGTCAGCATGGAAAAACACAATCTGGAAGCAAATTGCAGATGCAGTTACGAGTGTGGGTGTCTCTCCACGATCAGCAGATAACGTACGTAAGCGGTACCAGGACATTCGGCTTCTACTAAGGCGCAAGATTTCGGATGAAAACAAGAGCAG AAAAGCAACAGGGGGTGGCCCtgagaagaaaatagtttaccacCAGTATGAAGAGTTACTGCGTCCATACATAGATCTAGATTCCATTGTTGGCATCAAGGCTGGTTTTGATACCTCGAGGCACCATGAAAACG AGCAACATAATGCAGCTCAACACACCTATCGCCAGCAGAAGCTCTCCTTTATGGCCAAACTAACTGAACTCTTAGAAGCACATCTGCCATCTCCTGGTGAGCAATCTCATAATGCTCGGAATCTaaccagcagcaaccacagcagtTTTGTTTGTGAAAGTATTATCGAAAATGATGCTATTGATAATTTTACTATTCAGGATATTTAA
- the LOC120932273 gene encoding putative nuclease HARBI1 encodes MEPFGCALFELKLIQRRRRTRQNVVQIEKRVFRSRTFLDQFSETQVIAKFRLSSPMIYSLYDEIHLALETRTRRSNAVPGLVRFLAVLHFLGKASYQHVSGEIVGISQPSFSRCLVEVLQALRQLAPKYIHMGKSREERDQIKRGFFDLAGMPNVIGAIDCTHVPLCPPSEQEHIYRNRKAYHSLNIQVICDSNLIIRDVVTGFPGSCHDAHILRQSGIYDTLDKDLENNGWLLGDAGYPCLPWLLTPINRPSSPAEAAYNVAHTKTRVVIERCFGVLKSRFRCMSLSGGFLQYSPSKVADMFLACSILHNIARHGGLQEELDTTVEDDMPTIPVENDHRGNTARSKLITNYFSGNKPP; translated from the exons ATGGAACCATTTGGATGTGCTCTATTTGAACTGAAACTGATCCAGAGGCGAAGAAGGACACGTCAGAATGTCGTTCAGATAGAGAAACGTGTATTTCGTTCACGTACCTTTTTGGATCAATTTTCTGAAACCCAGGTGATAGCCAAATTCAGATTATCCTCTCCCATGATATATTCCCTGTATGATGAAATACACTTGGCCCTAGAAACACGCACGCGGAGAAGTAATGCAGTACCAGGTCTTGTGCGTTTTTTGGCAGTACTTCATTTTTTAGGAAAGGCCTCATACCAACATGTCAGTGGTGAGATTGTTGGCATCTCACAACCCAGTTTTTCCCGCTGCTTGGTCGAGGTCCTGCAAGCACTGCGACAACTTGCTCCAAAATACATTCATATGGGCAAGTCACGTGAAGAGCGGGATCAAATAAAACGTGGTTTTTTTGACCTAGCAGGAATGCCCAATGTCATTGGGgcaatagactgcacccatgtgccaTTATGTCCCCCATCAGAACAGGAGCACATCTACCGAAACCGTAAGGCTTACCATTCCCTCAACATCCAGGTGATCTGTGATTCGAACCTCATAATCCGTGATGTTGTCACCGGCTTTCCAGGATCCTGTCATGATGCCCATATATTGCGCCAATCGGGAATATATGATACTCTGGACAAGGACTTAGAAAATAATGGATGGCTGCTGG GAGATGCTGGTTACCCCTGTCTACCATGGCTCTTAACACCAATCAACAGGCCATCCTCTCCTGCAGAAGCAGCTTACAATGTTGCTCATACAAAAACAAGAGTGGTTATCGAAAGATGCTTTGGTGTCCTAAAGAGCCGTTTCCGTTGCATGTCCTTGTCTGGTGGATTCCTTCAGTATTCCCCCAGTAAGGTAGCTGATATGTTCCTAGCATGCAGCATTCTCCATAACATTGCAAGGCATGGTGGACTACAAGAGGAACTAGACACCACAGTGGAGGATGACATGCCCACAATTCCAGTGGAAAATGATCACAGGGGAAACACAGCAAGAAGTAAACTGATTACAAACTATTTTTCAGGTAATAAACCACCGTAA